Proteins encoded together in one Plasmodium brasilianum strain Bolivian I chromosome 4, whole genome shotgun sequence window:
- a CDS encoding fam-l protein, producing MEQKLKSVLLIKITTLIPLYWIYHFRSDMGIFNKYLDEDYKHGNELYSRNYRLLAKYKQEEDLNVIGIKEYISKNGKNEKKKMFYNEKEATCEKNQLNYNFSKNEGHYKQAIKNKSNIFETKKYSYIEKKIFKELDFEDFLKKNRTISNKTYKKLIRKKCGLRLALPLIFFLSLSVLPILDYSMSDGQNRWLMDLLGLKELTSLKSIISVLYPYLKWAKGAADTVSESNHGTFVLMKLFDFLLYIVPFFMLGVIFILIVVYYHKKIKKYEKIKYRNGK from the exons ATGGAACAAAAACTAAAATCAGTACTACTTATTAAAATTACTACGTTAATTCCTTTATATTGGATATATCATTTCAGGAGTGATATg ggtATCTTTAATAAATATCTGGATGAGGACTATAAGCATGGTAATGAGTTATATTCGAGAAATTATAGACtactagcaaaatataaacaggAAGAAGATTTAAATGTTATAggtataaaagaatatatatcgaaaaatggaaagaatgaaaaaaaaaaaatgttttataacGAAAAGGAGGCAACATGTGAAAAAAatcaattaaattataatttttcaaaaaatgagGGGCATTATAAACAagctattaaaaataaatctaatatatttgaaacaaagaaatattcctatatagaaaaaaagatattcaAAGAACTTGATTTTGaagattttcttaaaaaaaataggacaATTAGTAATAAGACTTACAAAAAACtaatacgtaaaaaatgCGGATTGCGACTTGCTCTtcctttaatattttttttgtcgtTATCTGTATTACCCATATTAGATTATTCAATGAGTGATGGACAAAATAGATGGTTAATGGATCTTTTAGGATTGAAGGAATTAACCAGTTTGAAGTCTATTATTAGTGTGTTGTATCCCTATTTAAAATGGGCAAAGGGTGCTGCAGATACTGTTAGTGAAAGTAATCATGGTACTTTTgtattaatgaaattatttgactttctattatatattgtgcctttttttatgttaggagtcatattcatattaattGTTGTTTACTACcataagaaaattaaaaaatatgaaaaaattaagtacaGAAACGGTAAATAA